From Cervus canadensis isolate Bull #8, Minnesota chromosome 28, ASM1932006v1, whole genome shotgun sequence, one genomic window encodes:
- the LOC122430112 gene encoding spore wall protein 2-like isoform X1, with protein MDKENKIEKGQSKKGQSIKDEGETGERRVNVKKKGDEDTDNKDKKGDEDREDHNKKEDEDSNKNKDKMEDEDKTKNKDMKGDEDKIKIKDIKEDEDKTEDKDMKGDEDKTEDRDTKGDEDKTENREMKGDEDKTEDKDRKGDEDKTEDRDTKGYEDKTENRDMKGDEDKTEDKDRKGDEDKTEDRDTKGDEDKTENRDTKGDEDKTENRDMKGDEDKTEDKDRKGDEDKTEDKDRKGYEDKTENRDTKGDEDKTENRDMKGDEKKTKDKDRKGDEEKTVDKDMKGDEDKIEVKDVKGDEEKIEDKDMQGDKDKTDDRDMKGDEDKAENKDMKGGEEKTEDRNMKGDEDKTEDQDMKGDEDKIKVKDIKGDEDKDMKGAENKAEDKDMKGDENKTEDKDTKGFKDKIKDKDIKRDEDKKSKNIKGDSMKKRDKIKMSKEDKDINQRKSSRQKKDSKKSH; from the coding sequence AtggacaaggaaaataaaatagaaaagggcCAATCAAAGAAAGGACAAAGTATAAAAGATGAAGGTGAAACTGGGGAACGAAGGGTGAATGTGAAAAAGAAGGGAGACGAGGACACAGATAATAAAGACAAGAAGGGAGATGAAGACAGGGAGGACCACAACAAGAAAGAAGATGAAGATAGCAACAAGAACAAAGACAAGATGGAAGATGAGGATAAGACAAAGAACAAGGACATGAAGGGAGATGAAGATAAGATAAAAATCAAGGATATAAAGGAAGATGAGGACAAGACAGAGGACAAGGACATGAAGGGAGATGAGGACAAGACAGAGGACAGGGACACGAAGGGAGATGAGGACAAGACAGAGAACAGGGAGATGAAAGGAGATGAGGACAAGACAGAGGACAAGGACAGGAAGGGAGATGAGGACAAGACAGAGGACAGGGACACGAAGGGATATGAGGACAAGACAGAGAACAGGGACATGAAAGGAGATGAGGACAAGACAGAGGACAAGGACAGGAAGGGAGATGAGGACAAGACAGAGGACAGGGACACAAAGGGAGATGAGGACAAGACAGAGAACAGGGACACGAAGGGAGATGAGGACAAGACAGAGAACAGGGACATGAAAGGAGATGAGGACAAGACAGAGGACAAGGACAGGAAGGGAGATGAGGACAAGACAGAGGACAAGGACAGGAAGGGATATGAGGACAAGACAGAGAACAGGGACACGAAGGGAGATGAGGACAAGACAGAGAACAGGGACATGAAAGGAgatgagaaaaagacaaaggacaaGGACAGGAAGGGAGATGAGGAAAAGACAGTGGACAAGGACATGAAGGGAGATGAGGACAAGATAGAAGTCAAGGATGTAAAGGGAGATGAGGAAAAGATAGAGGACAAGGACATGCAAGGAGATAAGGACAAAACAGATGACAGGGACATGAAGGGAGATGAGGACAAGGCAGAGAACAAGGACATGAAGGGAGGTGAGGAAAAGACAGAGGATAGGAACATGAAAGGAGATGAGGACAAGACAGAGGACCAGGACATGAAGGGAGATGAAGACAAGATAAAAGTCAAGGATATAAAGGGAGATGAGGACAAGGACATGAAGGGAGCTGAGAACAAGGCAGAAGACAAGGACATGAAGGGAGATGAGAATAAGACAGAGGACAAAGACACAAAGGGATTTAAGGACAAGATAAAAGACAAGGACATAAAGAGAGATGAGGACAAAAAGAGCAAGAATATCAAAGGAGATTCtatgaaaaaaagagataaaataaaaatgagcaaagaggACAAGGATATAAACCAAAGAAAAAgttccaggcagaaaaaggacAGTAAAAAGTCACACTGA
- the LOC122430112 gene encoding spore wall protein 2-like isoform X2 — protein sequence MDKENKIEKGQSKKGQSIKDEGETGERRVNVKKKGDEDTDNKDKKGDEDREDHNKKEDEDSNKNKDKMEDEDKTKNKDMKGDEDKIKIKDIKEDEDKTEDKDMKGDEDKTEDRDTKGDEDKTENREMKGDEDKTEDKDRKGDEDKTEDRDTKGYEDKTENRDMKGDEDKTEDKDRKGDEDKTEDRDTKGDEDKTENRDTKGDEDKTENRDMKGDEDKTEDKDRKGDEDKTEDKDRKGDEKKTKDKDRKGDEEKTVDKDMKGDEDKIEVKDVKGDEEKIEDKDMQGDKDKTDDRDMKGDEDKAENKDMKGGEEKTEDRNMKGDEDKTEDQDMKGDEDKIKVKDIKGDEDKDMKGAENKAEDKDMKGDENKTEDKDTKGFKDKIKDKDIKRDEDKKSKNIKGDSMKKRDKIKMSKEDKDINQRKSSRQKKDSKKSH from the exons AtggacaaggaaaataaaatagaaaagggcCAATCAAAGAAAGGACAAAGTATAAAAGATGAAGGTGAAACTGGGGAACGAAGGGTGAATGTGAAAAAGAAGGGAGACGAGGACACAGATAATAAAGACAAGAAGGGAGATGAAGACAGGGAGGACCACAACAAGAAAGAAGATGAAGATAGCAACAAGAACAAAGACAAGATGGAAGATGAGGATAAGACAAAGAACAAGGACATGAAGGGAGATGAAGATAAGATAAAAATCAAGGATATAAAGGAAGATGAGGACAAGACAGAGGACAAGGACATGAAGGGAGATGAGGACAAGACAGAGGACAGGGACACGAAGGGAGATGAGGACAAGACAGAGAACAGGGAGATGAAAGGAGATGAGGACAAGACAGAGGACAAGGACAGGAAGGGAGATGAGGACAAGACAGAGGACAGGGACACGAAGGGATATGAGGACAAGACAGAGAACAGGGACATGAAAGGAGATGAGGACAAGACAGAGGACAAGGACAGGAAGGGAGATGAGGACAAGACAGAGGACAGGGACACAAAGGGAGATGAGGACAAGACAGAGAACAGGGACACGAAGGGAGATGAGGACAAGACAGAGAACAGGGACATGAAAGGAGATGAGGACAAGACAGAGGACAAGGACAGGAAGGGAGATGAGGACAAGACAGAGGACAAGGACAGGAAGG GAgatgagaaaaagacaaaggacaaGGACAGGAAGGGAGATGAGGAAAAGACAGTGGACAAGGACATGAAGGGAGATGAGGACAAGATAGAAGTCAAGGATGTAAAGGGAGATGAGGAAAAGATAGAGGACAAGGACATGCAAGGAGATAAGGACAAAACAGATGACAGGGACATGAAGGGAGATGAGGACAAGGCAGAGAACAAGGACATGAAGGGAGGTGAGGAAAAGACAGAGGATAGGAACATGAAAGGAGATGAGGACAAGACAGAGGACCAGGACATGAAGGGAGATGAAGACAAGATAAAAGTCAAGGATATAAAGGGAGATGAGGACAAGGACATGAAGGGAGCTGAGAACAAGGCAGAAGACAAGGACATGAAGGGAGATGAGAATAAGACAGAGGACAAAGACACAAAGGGATTTAAGGACAAGATAAAAGACAAGGACATAAAGAGAGATGAGGACAAAAAGAGCAAGAATATCAAAGGAGATTCtatgaaaaaaagagataaaataaaaatgagcaaagaggACAAGGATATAAACCAAAGAAAAAgttccaggcagaaaaaggacAGTAAAAAGTCACACTGA
- the LOC122430112 gene encoding spore wall protein 2-like isoform X3 → MDKENKIEKGQSKKGQSIKDEGETGERRVNVKKKGDEDTDNKDKKGDEDREDHNKKEDEDSNKNKDKMEDEDKTKNKDMKGDEDKIKIKDIKEDEDKTEDKDMKGDEDKTEDRDTKGDEDKTENREMKGDEDKTEDKDRKGDEDKTEDRDTKGYEDKTENRDMKGDEDKTEDKDRKGDEDKTEDRDTKGDEDKTENRDTKGDEDKTENRDMKGDEDKTEDKDRKGDEDKTEDKDRKGYEDKTENRDTKGDEDKTENRDMKGDEKKTKDKDRKGDEEKTVDKDMKGDEDKIEVKDVKGDEEKIEDKDMKGDEDKTEDQDMKGDEDKIKVKDIKGDEDKDMKGAENKAEDKDMKGDENKTEDKDTKGFKDKIKDKDIKRDEDKKSKNIKGDSMKKRDKIKMSKEDKDINQRKSSRQKKDSKKSH, encoded by the exons AtggacaaggaaaataaaatagaaaagggcCAATCAAAGAAAGGACAAAGTATAAAAGATGAAGGTGAAACTGGGGAACGAAGGGTGAATGTGAAAAAGAAGGGAGACGAGGACACAGATAATAAAGACAAGAAGGGAGATGAAGACAGGGAGGACCACAACAAGAAAGAAGATGAAGATAGCAACAAGAACAAAGACAAGATGGAAGATGAGGATAAGACAAAGAACAAGGACATGAAGGGAGATGAAGATAAGATAAAAATCAAGGATATAAAGGAAGATGAGGACAAGACAGAGGACAAGGACATGAAGGGAGATGAGGACAAGACAGAGGACAGGGACACGAAGGGAGATGAGGACAAGACAGAGAACAGGGAGATGAAAGGAGATGAGGACAAGACAGAGGACAAGGACAGGAAGGGAGATGAGGACAAGACAGAGGACAGGGACACGAAGGGATATGAGGACAAGACAGAGAACAGGGACATGAAAGGAGATGAGGACAAGACAGAGGACAAGGACAGGAAGGGAGATGAGGACAAGACAGAGGACAGGGACACAAAGGGAGATGAGGACAAGACAGAGAACAGGGACACGAAGGGAGATGAGGACAAGACAGAGAACAGGGACATGAAAGGAGATGAGGACAAGACAGAGGACAAGGACAGGAAGGGAGATGAGGACAAGACAGAGGACAAGGACAGGAAGGGATATGAGGACAAGACAGAGAACAGGGACACGAAGGGAGATGAGGACAAGACAGAGAACAGGGACATGAAAGGAgatgagaaaaagacaaaggacaaGGACAGGAAGGGAGATGAGGAAAAGACAGTGGACAAGGACATGAAGGGAGATGAGGACAAGATAGAAGTCAAGGATGTAAAGGGAGATGAGGAAAAGATAGAGGACAAGGAC ATGAAAGGAGATGAGGACAAGACAGAGGACCAGGACATGAAGGGAGATGAAGACAAGATAAAAGTCAAGGATATAAAGGGAGATGAGGACAAGGACATGAAGGGAGCTGAGAACAAGGCAGAAGACAAGGACATGAAGGGAGATGAGAATAAGACAGAGGACAAAGACACAAAGGGATTTAAGGACAAGATAAAAGACAAGGACATAAAGAGAGATGAGGACAAAAAGAGCAAGAATATCAAAGGAGATTCtatgaaaaaaagagataaaataaaaatgagcaaagaggACAAGGATATAAACCAAAGAAAAAgttccaggcagaaaaaggacAGTAAAAAGTCACACTGA